The genomic segment GCACAACGGTAACCTGCTGACCTTGCCAGTCGGTGGCGGAGAAATCCTCTACGTTGAGCCGATTTACTCGCAGCGTAAGGATCAGGCTTCAGCCTTCCCGAAGCTGCTGCGCGTACTTGTCTTCTACAAGGGTCAGGTTGGTTACGCACCAACGATCGCTGAGGCACTGTCTCAAGTGGGTATTGATCCTAAGGCCGCTCAGGATTTGGAAGAAGTCGAAGGTGCTAAACCAGCACCAGAGACTCCTGAAACCGATCAGCCTGCAGAGCAAACCCCAACTGCTCCAGTGAGTGAAGCTGAAGGTATCGATGCCATTAACCAGGCACTGACCAACCTTGAGTCCGCTCGCGGCGGTTCCTTCGAAGAGTATGGTCGTGCACTCGATGCACTTGACCGTGCTGTCGAAAGCTACCAGTCTGCACCGTAGCGATTAACTAGATTTAAGCCCAGGAGTAATTCTCCTGGGCTTTTTTATTGAGACACCGCATCGGAAATTTCGGCAAGGATCCATTCCAGGGTGTCTTCATCGTGGGAGCCAAATCCGAAGACGATGCCGTTGTCTGCGCCATCGCCGCCCCAATAGTGGGAGAGTGCTGTGACGGAAAGGCCTCGTGAGGTAAGGGTTGCTGTGATTTCTTCTTGGGGTTTTTCGCAGATGAGTACTGCGTGGAGGCCGCCGTTGATGGGGCGTAGTTGTGCGGTGGGCAGATCTCCGAGGGTTTTTTGGACGATGGAGCGGCGGTGTCGGTAGAGGCGTCGCAAACGTTGGGTGCGGCGTCGTAAAGCTCCTGAGGCGAGGTAGGTGGCGAGCGCGTGTTGGGTGATGGCGCCGACTGGCTGGCCGAGAATCCCGCGAAGCTCGGTGAGCTGCTGCGCCAGCGCAGTTGGAGCGATGAGGTATCCGCATGCGACTTGCGGGGTGAGCACCGAGGAAAAAGTGCCGAGCAGGATGGTGCGATCGGGGGCGAGCGCACGCAGCGGTGGCAGTGGCATGCCGATATAGCGCAGTTCGGAGTCGAAATCGTCTTCAATCAGCAGCACATCGTGTGTCTCTGCCCAAGTAACCAGCGCGGTGCGGCGATCCGCCGGCAGCGAACCGCCGTAGGGATATTGGTGGCTAGGTGTGATCAGTAGTGCGTGCAGATTGCTGGGTAGGTCGCTGGGTAGGTCGCTGGGCACCAGGCCGGATTCGTCGGTGCGCACATCGATGGTCTCATGGCCAAGCACTTGCGGAATGCGCCGCAAGCTAGGGTACCCGGGAGATTCAACGCCGAGTTTTACGGGAAAATGATCCATCGCGCGCAGCAGCAAGCTGAGGCCTTCGCGCGCGCCTGCTGTGACGATGATTTGCTCCGGTTCGACCATGAGGCCACGCATCTGGCGTAGGTGGTCGGCGATCTCGACCCGGAGCTGTAAAAGACCCTGCGCAGGCATGCGAGTGGGGGGATTTGCGCAGGCCTCGCGCCACGCACTGCGCCACGCGGAATCTGCTAGCGTCGCCGTATC from the Corynebacterium crudilactis genome contains:
- a CDS encoding PLP-dependent aminotransferase family protein, translated to MLADLPITLNSDTHTSIPAQLTDQIRRLITRGILTPGDPLPSTRALATQLGVSRGSIVTAYDQLAGEGYLSTAHGSGTTVNPDLHVLKPVKSERKGASISTPPPLLDLRPGLPDTATLADSAWRSAWREACANPPTRMPAQGLLQLRVEIADHLRQMRGLMVEPEQIIVTAGAREGLSLLLRAMDHFPVKLGVESPGYPSLRRIPQVLGHETIDVRTDESGLVPSDLPSDLPSNLHALLITPSHQYPYGGSLPADRRTALVTWAETHDVLLIEDDFDSELRYIGMPLPPLRALAPDRTILLGTFSSVLTPQVACGYLIAPTALAQQLTELRGILGQPVGAITQHALATYLASGALRRRTQRLRRLYRHRRSIVQKTLGDLPTAQLRPINGGLHAVLICEKPQEEITATLTSRGLSVTALSHYWGGDGADNGIVFGFGSHDEDTLEWILAEISDAVSQ